Genomic segment of Populus nigra chromosome 6, ddPopNigr1.1, whole genome shotgun sequence:
CGGTACGGTCGGGTGCAAGAAGGCTCACAATCCGATCCGGCACTAGAATGGACGGGTTCAGGACAGGAAACCGGACTTGAAGGTAACCTACATTAATTCAATGTTCACTTAATAATGATCTGTTTTTGTTGAGTTTGATTACTTATGTTTGGCGTGGTTGATGTAGAGGGTGTTTGGCAATTGGAAATAGGGGAAACAGAATCGGAATACCCGGAAAGACCTAATGAGCAAGATTGCATGTATTACTTGAGGACCGGGTTTTGCGGGTACGGAGCTAGGTGTCGGTATAATCATCCACGTGACCGGACTGCGGTAATTTTGACTGACTTTACTCGAATTGAGTTTCAAATGATTTGTATTTAGTAATTAGGTTTGATCTTGTGGCTTTTGGAATTGTGATTGGAGGAGggttagttttgtaattttgttaAATGTGGAGGAGGAGGTCTTTGCTTGCTTTGTGGTGGTGTTATGGTAAGATCCGTATGGTTTGATTGTGGTAGTTGATGTTGTTTTTAGGTATTGGGAGCTGCGAGGGCTGGTGGAGGGGAGTTTCCTGAACGAGTGGGCCAGCCTCTTTGCCAGGTACACGACTTCACTGGTTTCGAATGATTACTGTGATTGCTGTGTATGCAAATGGTTGATTGTGGACAATGTGTGTTCATTAATGATAATTTCGGCCAAGTGAGTGCTGATGCAATGTCTATTGATTACGTTACATTACGCTGTGTCCATCTCTTACTGAGTGAATTGTAAATTCTTTCACTGAATTAGGACCTTTGCTGATTAGCTATgcctttggtttggtttggtttagtttGATGTTTCATGGGATTCCTGGTTGTACTGATCAAACTGTTCTTACTTTATTTGCAGTATTATATGCGGACAGGGACATGTAAATTTGGTGCTTCCTGCAAGTACAACCATCCTAAACAGGGAGGCATTTCTGTTAGACCCGTGTCACTAAATTATTACGGATACCCATTACGCCCGGTCTGTATATCTTAACTTTGGCATTCAAGATTTATGCCTTTGATCATGTTGGTCTTTTTTGTACTGAGTATGAAGTCAAGTTTGCTGATTCCTTGAGTTTAATTAACAACAGGGTGAAAGGGAATGTACATACTACATTAAAACAGGGCAGTGTAAGTTTGGGGCAACATGTAAATTCCACCATCCACAGCCAGCTAACATGCAAATTCCAGCACGATCACTGGCTCCACAAGTTGCATCGGTGCCTGCCCATACTTTATATCCTACAATGCAATCTCCGTCTGTTCCTTCATCTCAACAGTATGGTGTAATGGTTGCAAGGCCTCCTCTGCTACCAGGCTCCTATGTACAAGGTCCTTATGGTCCCGTGTTGCTTTCCCCAAGCTTAGTTCCCTATCCAAGTTGGAGTCCATACCCGGTAGGTCAATGGAAATTCCTCTATTTCTTTAGATTTTGACAAATCTACTTCTATTCATTTTGAGTTGCAATCTCTCCTGGTGCAGGCACCTGTAAGTCCAGTAGCCTCTCCTAATGCTCAGCCTGCAGTTGGCTCAGGATCAGTCTATGGAATATCACCACTATCTCCTTCTGCACCTGCTTATACAGGAGCATATCAATCCATACCTACTGCAAAAGGTCCTTCTAGCAGTTCCCAGAAGGAACACGTGTTTCCAGAGAGACCTGGCCAGCCAGAATGTCAGTATTACATGAAAACTGGTGATTGTAAATTCGAATCCTCATGTAGATATCATCATCCCCCAGAATTGGTCACATCAAAAACAAATGTTGTTCTTAGCCCCATGGGCCTTCCTCTACGCCCTGtaagtatttttcttaaaaatacctCATGTCAGGGCATGGATTTCTAGTTTGTTACTTGCTAAAATTGCAAAATGTTATAATTAATCAGACCTCTAGT
This window contains:
- the LOC133697659 gene encoding zinc finger CCCH domain-containing protein 34, with the protein product MDRYGRVQEGSQSDPALEWTGSGQETGLEEGVWQLEIGETESEYPERPNEQDCMYYLRTGFCGYGARCRYNHPRDRTAVLGAARAGGGEFPERVGQPLCQYYMRTGTCKFGASCKYNHPKQGGISVRPVSLNYYGYPLRPGERECTYYIKTGQCKFGATCKFHHPQPANMQIPARSLAPQVASVPAHTLYPTMQSPSVPSSQQYGVMVARPPLLPGSYVQGPYGPVLLSPSLVPYPSWSPYPAPVSPVASPNAQPAVGSGSVYGISPLSPSAPAYTGAYQSIPTAKGPSSSSQKEHVFPERPGQPECQYYMKTGDCKFESSCRYHHPPELVTSKTNVVLSPMGLPLRPGAPTCTHYTQHGQCKFGPACKFDHPMGTLSYSPSASSLADMPVAPYPVGSSIGTLAPSSSSSDLRSKPSKDSSSTRLSSSTSTPSGSVGSKYSKSGPASHSSVQKSGPSTTSSTSTNTGARTSC